GCTTTATTTATGAAAATATGTTTCTCACCTACAGAATTTTTGAAAAGTCCTCTTGGATGTGTTATCATTCTTACCAAGTGATCTATTCTTATCCTATCTCCTCTTCTAGCTTTTGCTATTTCGCAGAACAAATCACATCTGTGAACGTTTTTATCTGTCGCATGAAGTCCTAGTGCAGTGATATCTATTATAGCTATAGTCTTGTCTGTTTGCTCATAAACTACAGGTTCTGTATCATTCCATCCTTTAAGCGGCAATCCC
This genomic stretch from Tissierellales bacterium harbors:
- the yqeC gene encoding selenium cofactor biosynthesis protein YqeC, with amino-acid sequence GLPLKGWNDTEPVVYEQTDKTIAIIDITALGLHATDKNVHRCDLFCEIAKARRGDRIRIDHLVRMITHPRGLFKNSVGEKHIFINKAETPIMKMHAEMLHQGLELSHSDMEIKVHIGSLLK